The Eubacterium maltosivorans genome includes the window CGTTTCCAACAAATATTCAGTCATGTTATCACTCCTTACTTTTTTGATGCTTCTAGTATATAAGGCAATTTTCAGGAATTTATAAGGATTGCGGAAATTTTATGGTATAATTGAAAAAACATCTTTTTAACCCACCACCGGAGGATTTTAATGACTCAAATTAAAACTGAAATCCACGCGCTGCTGCCGGAAATCATCCTGCTGCGGCGGCAGCTCCATCAGAACCCTGAGCTGAGCCTTGAGGAATACCAGACCGCGGACTGCATTGAGGCCCACCTGGACGCCCTGTCCATCCCACACCGCCGTATCGAGCCCACTGGTGTGGTCGCTGACCTTATCGTCAATCCCGGTTACCCTACCACCGCCATCCGGGCCGAGATTGACGCGCTGCCCATTGCCGATGAAAAAGCTGTTCCCTACGCCTCCCGGACGCCGGGCGTATCCCACGCCTGCGGCCATGACGGGATCACTGCCCTCACTCTGGGGCTGGCCAGGCTTTTAAGCGCGCATAAAGATGAGCTGTCCACCAATATCCGTTTTCTGTTTGAGCCAGCCGAGGAAACCGGCCGCGGCGCCAGGCTGCTGATGGATGGCGGGGCGCTGGAATCACCGAAGCCTGATCAGCTCATCATCTTTCATTTCGCCAATTCTGAGCCCTTTGGCATGGAAATACAGGAGGAGGCCTCTACGGCCACAGTCGCGGGCCTCAAAATCGAGGTTACAGGTTCCTCAGGCCACTGGGCAGAAGCCTCCCTTGGCAACAGCGCGGTGAGCGCAGCGGCTTCATTATTATGTGATATCGAGGGCCTCAACGCCACGGCCGTCACCCAGAGGCCTTTTATTATTGGATTTGGCACCATCAATGGCGGCGTTAAATCCAATGTCATTCCTGACGCCTGTGTCATGGAGGGGACTCTGCGCGCCTTTACAGAATCGGACTTTGATCTCCTGCTCTCCGCCATCCGGCGCATGGCAGAGAACACCGAAAAACGAACTGGTACTCAGATCCGTGTCGGCCTGTCTCACAGAACCCCTGCGGTCATCAACGATCCCCGCCTTATCCAAAAGGGCTTTGCTGCGGGCCAGACAGTCTTTGGCAGCCGCTGTGTCCTCTCCGGCTCGCCTTTTCTGGTCGGCGATAACGCTGGATGGTATTTTAAGGAGCTCCCGGGCCTGCGCATCGTCTTCTTTGCCGCCCAGGACACTGCCCCCAATTACCCTATCCACCATCCCAAATTTGATTTTAACGAGGGC containing:
- a CDS encoding M20 metallopeptidase family protein — translated: MTQIKTEIHALLPEIILLRRQLHQNPELSLEEYQTADCIEAHLDALSIPHRRIEPTGVVADLIVNPGYPTTAIRAEIDALPIADEKAVPYASRTPGVSHACGHDGITALTLGLARLLSAHKDELSTNIRFLFEPAEETGRGARLLMDGGALESPKPDQLIIFHFANSEPFGMEIQEEASTATVAGLKIEVTGSSGHWAEASLGNSAVSAAASLLCDIEGLNATAVTQRPFIIGFGTINGGVKSNVIPDACVMEGTLRAFTESDFDLLLSAIRRMAENTEKRTGTQIRVGLSHRTPAVINDPRLIQKGFAAGQTVFGSRCVLSGSPFLVGDNAGWYFKELPGLRIVFFAAQDTAPNYPIHHPKFDFNEGIFGPALETLYKMLLSF